One window from the genome of Enterobacter asburiae encodes:
- the pmrA gene encoding two-component system response regulator PmrA, giving the protein MKLLIVEDDLLLQEGLALGLANEGYALDCAGTAAEADSLIQSGEYSLVILDLGLPDKDGATLLSQWRRRGIANPVLILTARDAIEDRITGLDAGADDYLVKPFALAELQARVRALIRRYQGHSDNLLTDGDITLNLQTQQVLRQDQAVEVTPKEFALLTRLIMRSGQTVHRETLQQDIYSWQDDPGSNTLEVHIHNLRRKLGKDRIKTVRGVGYRLESQK; this is encoded by the coding sequence ATGAAACTACTCATAGTTGAAGACGATCTGTTATTGCAGGAAGGGCTGGCGCTGGGACTAGCCAATGAAGGGTATGCCCTCGACTGTGCCGGCACCGCAGCGGAGGCGGACTCCCTGATTCAGAGCGGCGAATACAGTCTGGTGATCCTCGATTTGGGCCTGCCTGATAAAGACGGCGCCACGCTGCTCAGCCAGTGGCGACGCCGCGGCATCGCCAACCCGGTATTGATCCTGACGGCACGCGATGCCATTGAGGATCGTATCACCGGCCTCGATGCAGGCGCAGATGATTACCTGGTGAAGCCTTTTGCGCTCGCGGAGCTGCAGGCACGGGTGCGAGCGTTGATTCGCCGCTATCAGGGCCATAGTGATAACTTACTGACCGACGGCGATATTACGCTGAATCTGCAAACCCAGCAGGTACTGCGCCAGGATCAGGCGGTAGAGGTGACGCCAAAAGAGTTTGCCTTGCTTACGCGTCTGATCATGCGCAGCGGGCAAACGGTGCACAGAGAAACGCTCCAGCAGGATATCTACTCCTGGCAGGACGATCCAGGATCCAATACCCTTGAAGTGCACATTCACAACCTGCGTCGCAAGCTCGGCAAGGACAGAATCAAAACCGTCCGTGGCGTTGGCTATCGCCTGGAGAGCCAGAAATGA
- the dacB gene encoding serine-type D-Ala-D-Ala carboxypeptidase, whose product MRFSRFIIGLTTSITFTAQAANVDEYINQLPAGANLALMVQKVGAQAPEIDYHSQQMALPASTQKVITALAALLQLGPDFRFTTTLETKGNVEGGELKGDLIARFGGDPTFKRQDIRNMVAVLKKSGVQKIDGNVLIDTSIFASHDKAPGWPWNDMIQCFSAPPAAAIVDRNCFSVSLYSAPKPDDLAFIRIASYYPVTMFSQVRTLAKGSPDAQYCELDVVPGDLNRFTLTGCLTQRADPLPLAFAIQDGASYAGAILKDELKQAGITYSGTLLRQTQVNQPGTVIASKQSPPLHDLLRIMLKKSDNMIADTVFRMIGHARFGVPGTWRAGSDAVRQILRQQAGIELGNTIAVDGSGLSRHNLISPATMMQVLQYIAQHDTELNFISMLPLAGHDGSLQYRAGLHAAGVDGKVSAKTGSLQGVYNLAGFITTASGQRMAFVQYLSGYAVEPTDQRNRRIPLVRFESRLYKDIYQNN is encoded by the coding sequence ATGCGATTTTCCAGATTTATCATCGGATTGACTACCAGTATAACGTTCACCGCCCAGGCCGCGAATGTTGATGAGTACATTAATCAGCTCCCCGCAGGCGCGAACCTTGCCCTGATGGTGCAGAAGGTTGGCGCACAGGCTCCCGAGATTGACTATCACAGTCAACAGATGGCCCTGCCTGCCAGTACCCAAAAGGTGATCACTGCCCTTGCCGCCCTGCTCCAGCTCGGGCCTGACTTCCGTTTTACGACCACCCTTGAAACCAAAGGTAACGTCGAGGGTGGCGAACTGAAAGGCGATCTTATCGCCCGTTTTGGCGGCGATCCGACCTTTAAGCGTCAGGATATCCGCAATATGGTTGCGGTACTGAAAAAATCTGGCGTGCAAAAAATTGATGGCAATGTGCTGATCGACACGTCGATCTTTGCCAGCCACGATAAAGCCCCTGGCTGGCCGTGGAACGACATGATCCAGTGCTTTAGCGCCCCGCCCGCCGCCGCGATTGTCGACCGTAACTGCTTCTCGGTTTCGCTTTACAGCGCGCCGAAGCCAGATGATTTAGCGTTTATCCGCATAGCGTCCTACTACCCGGTCACGATGTTTAGCCAGGTCCGCACGCTGGCGAAAGGCTCCCCGGATGCGCAATATTGTGAGCTGGACGTGGTGCCAGGCGATCTTAACCGCTTCACGCTTACCGGCTGTCTGACGCAGCGCGCCGATCCGCTGCCGCTGGCCTTTGCAATACAGGACGGGGCAAGCTATGCGGGCGCCATTCTGAAAGATGAACTGAAGCAGGCGGGAATCACCTACTCCGGCACGCTGCTTCGCCAGACGCAGGTTAACCAGCCCGGCACGGTCATCGCCAGCAAACAGTCTCCGCCGCTGCACGATTTACTGCGAATCATGCTGAAAAAGTCTGACAACATGATTGCCGACACCGTATTTCGCATGATTGGTCACGCGCGTTTCGGCGTGCCGGGCACCTGGCGTGCGGGTTCAGACGCCGTTCGTCAGATCCTGCGCCAGCAGGCCGGGATCGAGCTGGGTAATACTATCGCCGTCGATGGCTCCGGATTATCGCGTCATAATTTGATCTCCCCGGCCACAATGATGCAGGTGCTTCAGTACATTGCACAGCATGACACTGAGCTAAACTTTATTTCAATGCTACCGCTGGCCGGGCATGACGGTTCACTGCAGTACCGCGCCGGGCTTCACGCTGCCGGTGTGGATGGCAAAGTATCCGCGAAAACAGGCTCACTGCAGGGGGTTTACAACCTTGCAGGCTTCATCACTACCGCCAGCGGACAACGCATGGCATTCGTGCAGTATCTTTCCGGCTATGCCGTCGAACCGACCGACCAGCGCAATCGTCGTATTCCGCTTGTTCGCTTCGAAAGCAGGCTTTACAAGGACATCTACCAGAATAACTAG
- the greA gene encoding transcription elongation factor GreA, with protein MQAIPMTLRGAEKLREELDFLKSVRRPEIIAAIADAREHGDLKENAEYHAAREQQGFCEGRIKDIEAKLSNAQVIDITKMPNNGRVIFGSTVTVLNLDNDEEQTYRIVGDDEADFKQNLISVNSPIARGLIGKEQDDVVTIRTPGGEVEYEIIKVEYL; from the coding sequence ATGCAAGCTATTCCGATGACCTTACGTGGTGCCGAAAAACTGCGCGAAGAGCTGGATTTTCTGAAATCCGTGCGTCGCCCTGAAATCATCGCCGCTATCGCGGATGCGCGCGAGCATGGCGACCTGAAAGAGAACGCTGAATACCACGCCGCGCGTGAGCAGCAGGGCTTCTGTGAAGGGCGTATTAAAGATATCGAAGCAAAACTGTCCAATGCGCAGGTTATCGATATCACCAAAATGCCTAACAATGGGCGTGTGATCTTTGGTTCTACCGTGACCGTGCTGAACCTCGACAACGACGAAGAGCAGACCTATCGCATCGTGGGTGATGATGAAGCAGACTTCAAACAGAACCTGATTTCAGTGAACTCCCCGATTGCTCGCGGCCTGATTGGCAAAGAGCAGGACGATGTTGTCACCATCCGCACCCCTGGTGGTGAAGTGGAATACGAAATTATTAAGGTTGAATACCTGTAA
- the yhbY gene encoding ribosome assembly RNA-binding protein YhbY produces the protein MNLSTKQKQHLKGLAHPLKPVVMLGNNGLTEGVLAEIEQALEHHELIKVKIASEDRDTKNLIVEAIVRETGACNVQVIGKTLVLYRPSKERKISLPR, from the coding sequence ATGAATCTGAGTACTAAACAAAAACAGCACCTTAAAGGTCTGGCACATCCGCTCAAGCCTGTAGTCATGCTTGGCAACAATGGTTTGACCGAAGGGGTGCTTGCCGAGATTGAACAAGCGCTGGAACACCACGAGCTGATCAAGGTGAAAATCGCCTCTGAAGACAGAGACACTAAAAACCTGATCGTGGAAGCCATCGTGCGCGAAACCGGCGCCTGTAATGTACAGGTCATCGGTAAAACGCTGGTGCTCTATCGCCCATCTAAAGAGCGCAAAATCTCGCTGCCACGCTAA
- the rlmE gene encoding 23S rRNA (uridine(2552)-2'-O)-methyltransferase RlmE: MTGKKRSASSSRWLQEHFSDKYVLQAQKKGLRSRAWFKLDEIQQSDKLFKPGMTVVDLGAAPGGWSQYAVTQIGGAGRIIACDLLPMDPIVGVDFLQGDFRDELVLKALLERVGDSKVQVVMSDMAPNMCGTPAVDIPRGMYLVELALEMCRDVLAPGGSFVVKVFQGEGFEEYLKEIRSLFAKVKVRKPDSSRARSREVYIVATGRK, translated from the coding sequence ATGACAGGTAAAAAGCGTTCTGCCAGTTCCAGCCGCTGGCTTCAGGAACACTTTAGCGATAAATATGTTCTGCAGGCGCAGAAAAAGGGGTTGCGTTCCCGCGCCTGGTTTAAACTTGATGAAATACAGCAAAGTGACAAACTTTTTAAGCCGGGGATGACGGTTGTCGACCTCGGTGCTGCCCCTGGCGGATGGTCCCAGTATGCGGTCACGCAGATCGGCGGAGCGGGTCGAATCATCGCATGCGATCTTTTACCAATGGATCCCATCGTCGGTGTCGACTTCCTTCAGGGCGATTTTCGTGATGAATTAGTGCTGAAAGCGTTACTTGAACGTGTGGGTGACAGTAAGGTTCAGGTTGTCATGTCTGATATGGCACCAAATATGTGTGGAACACCGGCGGTGGATATCCCCCGCGGCATGTATCTGGTGGAGCTAGCGTTAGAAATGTGTCGTGATGTTCTGGCGCCTGGTGGTAGTTTTGTTGTGAAGGTGTTTCAGGGCGAAGGTTTCGAGGAGTATCTTAAGGAAATTCGCTCCCTGTTTGCGAAGGTTAAAGTTCGTAAGCCGGACTCTTCCCGGGCGCGTTCCCGAGAAGTGTATATTGTAGCGACCGGGCGAAAATGA